Proteins encoded in a region of the Bradyrhizobium sp. CB3481 genome:
- a CDS encoding DUF1192 domain-containing protein — protein MAIEDDDKPRKKITHEIGQDLSLLSVEELTERIALLNSEIVRLQEAVTKKRASKDAANSFFKS, from the coding sequence ATGGCGATCGAGGACGACGACAAGCCCCGCAAGAAGATCACCCACGAGATCGGCCAGGACCTGTCGCTGCTGTCGGTCGAGGAATTGACCGAGCGCATCGCGCTGTTGAATTCCGAGATCGTGCGGCTGCAAGAGGCGGTCACCAAGAAGCGCGCGTCGAAGGATGCGGCGAACAGCTTTTTCAAATCTTAG
- a CDS encoding EAL domain-containing protein: MRLIRCLARLALGLMIVAAAPAAHAIDAVSVRSDAPAIDLTAVLDHQRSETDRIQVSTAPGTDGIVRRIEVRAREGGQNWVVFALANNTDDQLDRLIVAPHYRIVSSGLLWPDLGLSRIATITPSTGDRPERQESATADIFRITLDPGAVITFVAELRTDKLPQLYLWEPDAYKDKVNSFTLYQGIVIGISGLLALVLTILFVVKGSIMFPAAAALAWAVLVYIGVDFGFWGKVLDMSNNAERVWRAAGEAILAATLLVFLFAYLNLSRWHVRYSHITVGWLAFLGSLVGLALFDPAVASGIARISLVLIAFAGFALIVYLSTHGFDRAVLLIPTWFLLVVWVIAAGMTVAGSVTNDIVGPALLGGLVLIVMLIGFTVMQHAFAGGGATTGIVSDVERRALALTGSGDLIWDWDVSADKVFTSPETESLLGLKRGTLEGPAAKWLEVLHPLDQDRFRAALDSVLDQRRGRLVQDFRLRTPDGHFMWFALKARPVVGSDGEVSRVVGTLTDVTEFKNAEERMLHDSVHDNLTGLPNRKLFMDRLGAVANFTKAMPNLRPTLMVIDLDRFKQVNDSVGIAVGDSILLTLARRLTRILKPQDTLARLAGDQFGLILLSEQDPARITNFAETIRKTIRAPIAFNDREIFLTASIGLALSDPQTPLSEEIIKDAELAMYHSKRIGGDRIDVYKPAMRARKTDRLTLESELRRAIERQEITILYQPIVRLEDRSIAGFEALARWDHPKLGRMSPSEFISIAEEIGLIVDLGMFVLDQTARQLSVWQRAMRSREPIFASVNVSSRQLLRHDLIHDIRTVLSRSSVARGTLKLELTESLVMENPEHAAQMLTRIRELGTGLSLDDFGTGHSSLAYLQRFPFDTIKIDQSFVRTTSRGTRPVILKSIIALAHDLGMDVVAEGAETDSDAVELYQLGCEYAQGFAFGEPMDADAAMRLLTEERLEAAS, encoded by the coding sequence TTGCGTCTGATCAGGTGCCTGGCGCGGCTCGCGCTGGGCCTCATGATTGTTGCGGCAGCGCCTGCGGCGCACGCCATTGACGCTGTCAGCGTCCGCAGCGACGCGCCTGCCATCGATCTCACCGCCGTCCTCGACCATCAGCGCAGCGAAACCGACCGCATCCAGGTTTCGACCGCGCCGGGAACCGACGGCATCGTCCGCCGCATCGAGGTCCGCGCCCGCGAGGGTGGGCAGAACTGGGTGGTGTTCGCGCTCGCCAACAACACCGACGACCAGCTCGACCGCCTGATCGTCGCCCCACATTATCGCATCGTCTCGTCGGGGCTGTTGTGGCCCGACCTCGGCCTGTCGCGCATCGCAACGATTACGCCGTCCACCGGTGACCGCCCCGAGCGGCAGGAAAGCGCGACCGCCGACATTTTCCGCATCACGCTCGACCCCGGCGCCGTCATCACCTTCGTGGCGGAACTGCGCACCGACAAATTGCCGCAGCTCTATCTCTGGGAACCCGACGCCTACAAGGACAAGGTCAACTCCTTCACGCTCTACCAAGGCATCGTGATCGGCATCTCCGGCCTGTTGGCGCTGGTGCTGACGATTTTGTTCGTGGTGAAGGGCAGCATCATGTTCCCGGCCGCCGCCGCGCTGGCCTGGGCGGTGCTGGTCTATATCGGCGTCGATTTCGGCTTCTGGGGCAAGGTGCTCGACATGTCGAACAACGCCGAGCGCGTCTGGCGCGCGGCGGGCGAAGCGATCCTTGCGGCAACGCTTCTGGTGTTCCTGTTCGCCTATCTCAATCTCAGCCGCTGGCATGTGCGCTATTCCCACATCACTGTCGGCTGGCTCGCCTTCCTCGGCTCGCTGGTAGGGCTGGCGCTGTTCGATCCCGCGGTCGCCTCGGGCATCGCGCGCATCTCGCTGGTCCTGATCGCCTTCGCCGGCTTTGCGCTGATCGTCTATCTGTCGACGCATGGCTTCGACCGCGCTGTGCTGTTGATCCCGACTTGGTTCCTGCTGGTGGTCTGGGTGATCGCGGCCGGCATGACGGTTGCGGGCTCCGTTACCAACGACATCGTCGGCCCCGCGCTGCTCGGCGGCCTCGTGCTGATCGTGATGCTGATCGGATTTACGGTGATGCAGCACGCTTTCGCCGGCGGCGGCGCCACCACCGGCATCGTCTCCGACGTTGAACGCCGCGCGCTGGCGCTGACGGGCTCCGGCGATCTGATCTGGGACTGGGACGTCTCCGCCGACAAGGTGTTCACCAGCCCGGAGACCGAAAGCCTCTTGGGCCTGAAGCGCGGCACGCTGGAAGGTCCCGCCGCCAAATGGCTCGAGGTGCTGCACCCGCTCGACCAGGACCGCTTCCGCGCCGCGCTCGACAGCGTGCTCGACCAGCGCCGCGGCCGCCTGGTGCAGGATTTTCGCCTGCGCACCCCCGACGGCCACTTCATGTGGTTCGCGCTGAAGGCGCGCCCGGTGGTCGGCTCCGACGGCGAGGTCTCGCGCGTCGTCGGCACGCTCACCGACGTCACCGAGTTCAAGAACGCCGAAGAGCGGATGCTGCACGACTCCGTGCATGACAACCTTACCGGCCTGCCGAACCGCAAATTGTTCATGGACCGTCTCGGCGCGGTTGCCAATTTCACCAAGGCCATGCCGAACCTGCGGCCGACGCTGATGGTGATCGACCTCGACCGCTTCAAGCAGGTCAACGATTCCGTCGGCATTGCGGTCGGCGATTCCATCCTGCTGACCCTGGCGCGGCGGCTGACGCGCATCCTCAAGCCGCAGGACACGCTGGCGCGGCTCGCCGGCGACCAGTTCGGCCTGATCCTGTTGTCGGAGCAGGATCCGGCGCGCATCACCAATTTCGCCGAAACCATCCGCAAGACGATCCGCGCCCCGATCGCGTTCAACGACCGCGAGATCTTCCTGACCGCATCGATCGGCCTCGCGCTGTCCGACCCGCAGACGCCGCTCAGCGAAGAGATCATCAAGGACGCCGAGCTGGCGATGTATCATTCCAAGCGCATCGGCGGCGACCGCATCGACGTGTATAAGCCCGCAATGCGCGCGCGGAAGACCGACCGCCTGACGCTGGAAAGCGAGCTGCGCCGCGCCATCGAGCGGCAGGAAATCACCATCCTGTACCAGCCGATCGTACGGCTGGAAGACCGCTCGATCGCCGGCTTCGAGGCCTTGGCGCGCTGGGACCATCCAAAACTCGGCCGGATGTCGCCGTCGGAATTCATCTCGATTGCCGAGGAGATCGGCCTGATCGTCGATCTCGGCATGTTCGTGCTGGATCAGACGGCGCGGCAGCTTTCGGTCTGGCAGCGCGCGATGCGTTCGCGCGAGCCGATCTTCGCTTCCGTCAATGTCTCCTCGCGGCAATTGCTGCGGCACGACCTGATCCACGATATTCGTACCGTGCTGTCGCGCTCGTCGGTGGCGCGCGGCACGCTGAAACTGGAGCTGACGGAATCGCTGGTGATGGAAAATCCCGAGCACGCCGCGCAGATGCTGACGCGCATCCGCGAGCTCGGCACCGGGCTGTCGCTCGACGATTTCGGCACCGGCCATTCCTCGCTGGCCTATCTGCAGCGCTTCCCGTTCGACACCATCAAGATCGACCAGTCCTTCGTGCGCACCACCAGCCGCGGCACCCGCCCGGTGATCCTAAAATCAATCATCGCGCTGGCCCACGACCTCGGCATGGACGTGGTGGCGGAAGGCGCCGAGACGGATTCGGACGCCGTCGAGCTCTATCAGCTCGGCTGCGAATACGCGCAGGGCTTTGCCTTCGGCGAGCCGATGGACGCCGATGCCGCGATGCGGCTACTGACGGAAGAGCGGCTCGAAGCGGCGAGCTGA
- a CDS encoding DUF1465 family protein, whose protein sequence is MAERSQSETALVMFSERLTNSAAFGTLFREGMDLVEETAAYLDGEGRTEAKALERSVSLTYATESMRLTTRLMQLASWLLLHRAVKEGEMTLTQANREKTKVKLTAADPGPQDMIEKLPQQLQDLIMRSMNLQAKVRRLDTSIHAPPAERAPIGNPLVPQLNRLKAAFEQ, encoded by the coding sequence ATGGCGGAGCGTTCGCAAAGCGAAACCGCGCTCGTGATGTTCAGCGAGCGACTGACTAATTCGGCGGCGTTCGGAACTCTCTTCAGGGAAGGCATGGATTTGGTCGAGGAAACCGCCGCCTATCTGGACGGCGAGGGCCGCACCGAGGCCAAGGCGCTCGAGCGTTCTGTCAGTCTCACTTACGCAACCGAAAGCATGCGCCTCACCACCCGCCTGATGCAGCTCGCGTCCTGGCTGCTGCTGCACCGCGCGGTCAAGGAAGGCGAGATGACGCTGACCCAGGCCAACCGGGAAAAGACCAAGGTCAAGCTTACGGCTGCCGATCCCGGCCCGCAGGACATGATCGAAAAACTGCCGCAGCAATTGCAGGACCTGATCATGCGCTCGATGAACCTGCAGGCCAAGGTCCGCCGGCTCGATACCTCGATCCATGCACCGCCAGCCGAACGCGCGCCGATCGGCAACCCGCTGGTGCCGCAGCTCAACCGCCTGAAGGCGGCGTTCGAGCAGTAG
- a CDS encoding NAD(P)H-quinone oxidoreductase — protein sequence MEKLPAQMTVIGISKPGGPEVLLPETRPVPVPGPGEILVKVMAAGVNRPDVAQRSGAYPPPPGASDLPGLEIAGEVVALGEGAKKHKLGDKVMSLVAGGGYAQYCIAQDAQAMAVPPSLSIQEAGAIPETLMTVWHNVFERGALKAGETLLIHGGSSGIGTMAIQLAKAFGAKVIVTVGSQDKIDACLKLGADRAINYKTEDFVAVVKAETNNVGANLILDMVAGDYVDRNYDAAAVDGRIVQIATLNGPKVSVNIAKVMVKRLTHTGSTLRPRTNADKAAMVAAIEAKVMPLLREGRVKPLMDSSFPLEKVADAHQRMETSAHIGKIVLEV from the coding sequence ATGGAAAAGCTGCCCGCGCAAATGACCGTCATCGGCATCAGCAAGCCCGGCGGCCCCGAGGTGTTGCTGCCGGAAACCCGTCCCGTGCCGGTGCCCGGTCCGGGCGAGATCCTGGTCAAGGTGATGGCGGCCGGCGTCAATCGTCCCGACGTCGCGCAGCGTTCCGGCGCCTATCCGCCGCCGCCCGGCGCCAGCGACCTGCCCGGCCTCGAAATCGCCGGCGAAGTTGTCGCGCTCGGCGAAGGCGCCAAAAAGCACAAGCTCGGCGACAAGGTGATGTCGCTGGTCGCGGGCGGCGGCTACGCCCAATATTGCATTGCGCAGGATGCACAGGCGATGGCGGTGCCCCCCTCGCTCTCGATCCAGGAAGCCGGCGCCATTCCGGAAACGCTGATGACGGTCTGGCACAATGTGTTCGAGCGCGGCGCCCTCAAGGCCGGTGAAACCCTTTTGATCCATGGCGGCTCGTCCGGCATCGGCACGATGGCGATCCAGCTTGCCAAGGCATTCGGCGCCAAGGTGATCGTGACCGTCGGCTCGCAGGACAAGATCGATGCCTGCCTCAAGCTCGGCGCCGACCGCGCCATCAACTACAAGACGGAAGACTTCGTCGCCGTGGTCAAGGCGGAGACCAATAATGTCGGCGCCAATTTGATCCTCGACATGGTCGCCGGCGACTATGTCGATCGCAATTACGATGCCGCCGCGGTCGATGGCCGCATCGTGCAAATCGCAACCCTCAACGGGCCCAAGGTCAGCGTCAATATTGCCAAGGTGATGGTGAAGCGGCTGACCCACACCGGGTCCACACTGCGCCCCCGTACTAATGCGGATAAGGCGGCGATGGTGGCCGCAATTGAGGCCAAGGTCATGCCGCTTTTGCGCGAGGGACGTGTAAAACCCCTGATGGACAGCTCATTCCCGCTGGAAAAAGTCGCCGATGCGCACCAGCGGATGGAGACCAGCGCACATATTGGCAAAATTGTGTTGGAGGTTTGA